Proteins encoded together in one Methanobacterium bryantii window:
- a CDS encoding elongation factor EF-2: MSRRTKMINKIKELMYQPKNIRNIGIVAHIDHGKTTLSDNLLAGAGMISTELAGDQRFLDFDEQEQARGITIDAANVSMVHKYKDSEYLINLIDTPGHVDFGGDVTRAMRAVDGAVVVICAVEGIMPQTETVLRQALKENVKPVLFINKVDRLINELKLDSTELQQRFIKIIASANKIIRSMAPKELKDDWLAKVDDGSVAFGSAYHNWAINVPIMQQTGITFKDIYQYCKDENQKELAEKAPITEVLLDMVIEHLPSPEISQKYRVPAIWAGDIESEEGQGMINTSPDSPLAVMVTNISIDKHAGEIATGRVYGGTIEKGTEIYMVGSHGKARTQQVGVYFGPERINTDKVPAGNIVAITGARNAVAGETISEPGRKIKAFEGLEHISEPVVTVAVEAKNTKDLPKLIEVLRQVGKEDPTVRIEINEETGEHLIAGMGELHLEIITYRINEKGVEIETSPPIVVYRETIAGKAGPVEGKSPNKHNRFYIEIEPLEDELFQALQDKKIKEGRVKGKEDVQTFQEYGLHKEEARKVWDVYERSLFINMTRGIQHLDEIKELLLEGFESALDDGPIARERVMGIKIKLMDAKIHEDAVHRGPAQVLPAIRKAVYGAIMMANPTLLEPLQKVFINTPQDYMGSATREVQNRRGQIVDMQQEGDMMTLESKVPVAEMFGFAGDIRSATEGRCLWSTENAGFERLPGELQKQIIRQIRDRKGLSPEPYGPDHYLG; this comes from the coding sequence GTGAGTAGACGGACTAAAATGATTAATAAGATTAAAGAATTGATGTACCAGCCCAAAAATATAAGAAATATTGGGATAGTTGCCCACATCGATCACGGGAAAACAACCCTTTCGGACAACTTACTTGCTGGTGCAGGAATGATATCCACTGAACTTGCTGGAGATCAGAGATTCCTTGATTTTGACGAGCAAGAACAAGCAAGGGGTATTACCATCGATGCAGCAAACGTATCAATGGTACACAAATATAAAGATTCAGAATACCTGATTAACCTTATCGATACACCAGGTCACGTTGACTTCGGTGGAGACGTAACACGTGCAATGAGAGCTGTAGACGGTGCAGTAGTAGTAATATGTGCTGTTGAAGGAATTATGCCTCAAACAGAAACTGTACTAAGGCAGGCTCTAAAAGAAAACGTAAAGCCTGTTTTATTCATAAACAAGGTTGACCGTCTCATAAACGAGTTAAAATTAGACTCCACTGAACTTCAACAGAGGTTCATAAAAATTATCGCTTCTGCAAACAAGATCATAAGATCAATGGCTCCAAAAGAATTGAAAGATGATTGGCTTGCCAAAGTAGACGATGGAAGTGTAGCATTTGGTTCTGCATACCACAACTGGGCTATAAACGTCCCAATTATGCAGCAAACAGGTATAACTTTCAAAGATATTTACCAGTACTGTAAAGATGAAAACCAGAAAGAGTTAGCTGAAAAAGCACCAATTACTGAAGTTTTACTGGATATGGTTATAGAACATTTACCAAGCCCAGAAATATCTCAGAAATACAGGGTACCAGCAATCTGGGCTGGAGATATCGAAAGTGAAGAAGGACAGGGTATGATAAATACAAGTCCAGATTCACCGCTAGCTGTAATGGTTACAAACATCAGTATAGACAAGCACGCAGGGGAAATAGCAACAGGTCGTGTTTACGGTGGAACAATAGAAAAAGGTACTGAAATCTACATGGTAGGTTCACACGGTAAAGCGAGGACCCAACAGGTAGGGGTATACTTCGGTCCAGAAAGGATCAACACCGACAAAGTTCCAGCAGGAAACATAGTTGCAATAACCGGTGCAAGAAACGCTGTAGCAGGGGAAACAATCTCCGAACCTGGAAGGAAAATCAAAGCGTTCGAAGGATTAGAACACATTTCTGAACCAGTAGTTACAGTTGCTGTTGAAGCTAAAAACACCAAAGACCTTCCAAAACTCATAGAAGTTTTAAGACAGGTCGGAAAAGAAGACCCAACAGTACGAATTGAAATTAACGAAGAAACCGGTGAGCACCTCATAGCAGGTATGGGTGAACTTCACCTTGAAATTATCACTTACAGGATCAATGAGAAAGGTGTGGAAATAGAAACATCACCACCAATCGTTGTATACAGAGAAACAATCGCCGGCAAAGCCGGACCAGTTGAAGGAAAATCTCCTAACAAGCACAACAGATTCTACATTGAAATCGAACCACTAGAAGACGAACTTTTCCAGGCTCTACAGGATAAAAAAATCAAAGAAGGTAGAGTTAAAGGAAAAGAAGATGTACAAACATTCCAGGAATACGGCCTTCACAAAGAAGAAGCAAGAAAAGTATGGGATGTATACGAGCGCAGTTTATTCATAAACATGACCCGTGGTATACAGCACCTTGACGAAATTAAAGAGCTTTTACTTGAAGGTTTCGAAAGCGCACTCGACGACGGCCCAATCGCAAGAGAAAGAGTCATGGGTATAAAAATAAAACTCATGGACGCAAAGATTCACGAAGACGCAGTACACAGAGGTCCTGCACAGGTTTTACCTGCAATAAGGAAAGCTGTATACGGAGCTATCATGATGGCTAACCCAACATTACTCGAACCGCTACAGAAAGTATTCATCAACACTCCTCAGGACTACATGGGTTCAGCAACCAGAGAAGTACAGAACAGAAGAGGTCAAATTGTTGACATGCAGCAGGAAGGGGACATGATGACCCTTGAATCCAAAGTACCTGTTGCAGAAATGTTTGGATTTGCTGGAGACATAAGATCTGCCACAGAAGGTAGATGTTTATGGTCAACAGAAAACGCAGGTTTCGAAAGATTACCTGGAGAGCTTCAAAAACAAATTATAAGACAGATAAGAGATAGAAAAGGATTAAGTCCAGAACCATACGGACCAGATCACTACTTAGGATAA
- the tuf gene encoding translation elongation factor EF-1 subunit alpha: MAKGKEHINLAFIGHVDHGKSTLVGHVLLQSGAIAEQQLSDGENKFRFVMDKLTEERERGVTIDLAHAKFETPKYEFTIVDCPGHRDFVKNMITGASQADAAVLVVAIDDGIMPQTKEHIFLARTLGINQLIIGINKMDLVKYDEAKFNALKDELGALIKTVAYDPAKVHFIPLSAFEGDNIKENSANTPWYKGPALVPALDEFSAPEKPTNLPLRVPIQDVYSITGVGTVPVGRIETGIMKKADNVIFEPAGKAGEVKSIEMHHEMMDSAEPGDNVGFNVRGVGKNDIRRGDVAGHTDNAPTVAKEFTAQIVVMQHPGVITVGYTPVFHCHTAQVACTFLELVQKMNPATGAVEEKNPDFLKTGNAAIVKVKPTKPMVIENVKEIPHMGRFAIRDMGQTVAAGMCIDIVKAK, translated from the coding sequence ATGGCAAAAGGAAAAGAACACATAAACTTAGCGTTTATTGGACACGTAGACCACGGTAAATCTACACTTGTTGGACACGTATTACTTCAGTCAGGAGCTATTGCAGAGCAGCAGCTTTCAGATGGTGAAAACAAGTTCAGATTTGTCATGGATAAATTGACAGAAGAAAGAGAAAGAGGAGTTACAATCGACCTTGCTCACGCAAAATTCGAAACTCCTAAATATGAGTTCACAATTGTGGACTGTCCTGGTCACAGAGATTTTGTTAAAAACATGATTACAGGAGCATCACAGGCTGACGCTGCTGTATTAGTTGTCGCTATTGACGACGGTATTATGCCGCAGACCAAAGAACACATTTTCCTTGCAAGAACACTCGGTATCAACCAGTTAATCATTGGTATAAACAAAATGGACCTCGTAAAATACGATGAAGCAAAATTCAACGCACTTAAAGATGAATTAGGCGCACTCATTAAGACCGTAGCATACGACCCAGCTAAAGTACACTTCATACCACTCTCTGCATTCGAAGGAGACAACATCAAAGAAAACAGTGCAAACACCCCATGGTACAAAGGCCCTGCGCTCGTACCTGCACTTGACGAATTCTCCGCACCAGAAAAACCAACTAACTTACCATTAAGGGTACCTATTCAGGATGTTTACTCCATTACAGGGGTCGGAACCGTACCTGTTGGAAGAATAGAAACTGGTATAATGAAAAAAGCGGACAATGTTATATTTGAACCAGCTGGAAAAGCTGGAGAGGTTAAATCTATCGAGATGCACCACGAAATGATGGACTCCGCAGAACCTGGGGACAACGTCGGTTTCAACGTAAGAGGTGTCGGTAAAAATGATATCAGAAGAGGAGACGTAGCAGGACACACTGACAACGCTCCAACCGTTGCAAAAGAATTCACAGCACAGATTGTTGTTATGCAGCACCCTGGTGTTATCACAGTCGGTTACACACCTGTATTCCACTGTCACACAGCTCAGGTCGCATGTACTTTCTTAGAATTAGTACAGAAAATGAACCCTGCAACTGGTGCAGTTGAAGAAAAGAACCCTGACTTCCTCAAAACAGGTAACGCAGCAATCGTTAAAGTTAAACCAACCAAACCAATGGTTATTGAAAACGTCAAAGAAATTCCACACATGGGAAGATTCGCTATCAGAGATATGGGTCAGACCGTAGCTGCTGGAATGTGTATTGACATAGTTAAAGCAAAATAA
- the rpsJ gene encoding 30S ribosomal protein S10 produces MHKARIKLTGTDPEKLQFVCDQLRRIAERTGVDMSGPIPLPTKKLVVPTRKSPDGEGKATWEKWELRIHKRLVGIEADERAMRQVMKVNVPDNVSIEIELKS; encoded by the coding sequence ATGCACAAAGCAAGAATTAAACTTACAGGAACAGACCCAGAAAAATTACAATTTGTCTGCGATCAGTTAAGAAGAATCGCAGAAAGAACAGGCGTTGACATGTCCGGCCCAATCCCACTCCCAACTAAAAAATTAGTGGTACCAACCAGAAAATCTCCAGATGGAGAAGGAAAAGCTACCTGGGAAAAATGGGAACTTAGAATCCACAAAAGACTTGTTGGAATCGAAGCCGATGAAAGGGCAATGAGACAGGTCATGAAAGTAAACGTTCCTGATAACGTAAGTATAGAAATAGAACTCAAAAGCTAA
- a CDS encoding DUF1847 domain-containing protein gives MNCAVCPEKECRNGKDCLKLAEEMKELYGEREISLIKAAASVEAEYYMKKTRIEEIILFGEKMGYKKIGLAFCIGLEKESREIYSIFKEHFKVYSTCCKVCGIDKTEFDLDKIDKTRDEIMCNPIAQASFLNKKKTDLNIIIGLCIGHDILFTEHSEAPVTTLAVKDRVLAHNPLGAIYSNYYRNKLNKSK, from the coding sequence TTGAATTGTGCAGTATGCCCTGAAAAAGAATGCCGAAATGGAAAAGACTGCCTTAAACTTGCAGAAGAAATGAAAGAACTTTATGGGGAACGTGAAATTTCTCTAATTAAAGCTGCCGCTTCTGTGGAGGCAGAATATTACATGAAAAAAACCCGTATAGAAGAAATAATTCTTTTTGGAGAAAAGATGGGTTATAAGAAAATAGGACTTGCATTCTGTATTGGATTAGAAAAAGAATCCAGAGAAATATATTCTATATTTAAAGAGCATTTTAAGGTATATTCTACATGTTGTAAGGTCTGTGGAATTGATAAAACCGAGTTTGATTTAGATAAAATTGATAAAACCCGTGATGAGATCATGTGCAACCCTATTGCTCAAGCATCATTTCTAAACAAGAAAAAAACGGATCTTAATATTATAATTGGCCTTTGTATTGGTCATGATATATTATTTACTGAACATTCAGAAGCACCAGTAACTACTCTGGCTGTGAAGGATAGAGTACTTGCTCATAATCCTTTAGGAGCGATATATTCTAATTATTACAGGAACAAACTCAATAAATCAAAATGA
- a CDS encoding nitroreductase family protein codes for MERTDYYSTIFKRRSVKKYDQTPLDKKTLEEISNHIKSLKPMYDNIKTEVKIIPLEQVETKKKQAPHYMAIFSEPKGDYLVNVGYMLQQMDLFLSGNDIGSCWQGSPRPNEDVLKNSDLEFVIVMSFGKPKKSKPEELHRSSASDFKRKPLNEISTVKGADKIVEAARLAPSAGNSQPWFFTGDENMIHVYSSKPYAVKEHKAPKVQKYNIISMGIAIYHLHAALEHFGKKVAILSDENAKTRAPENYEYVVSLKAEYVT; via the coding sequence ATGGAAAGAACTGATTATTATAGTACGATATTTAAAAGAAGATCGGTTAAAAAATATGATCAAACTCCACTTGATAAAAAAACTCTAGAAGAAATTTCAAATCATATAAAGAGTTTAAAACCTATGTATGATAACATCAAAACTGAAGTGAAAATTATACCGTTAGAACAGGTTGAAACGAAGAAGAAACAAGCACCACATTATATGGCTATATTTTCAGAGCCTAAAGGTGATTATCTGGTTAATGTGGGTTATATGCTGCAGCAAATGGACCTTTTCTTATCTGGAAATGATATAGGCAGCTGTTGGCAGGGTTCTCCAAGGCCCAATGAAGACGTGCTGAAAAATTCAGATCTGGAATTTGTAATTGTAATGTCATTTGGAAAACCCAAAAAATCAAAACCCGAGGAATTACACAGAAGCAGCGCTTCGGACTTTAAAAGAAAACCTCTAAATGAGATAAGCACAGTTAAAGGCGCAGATAAAATCGTGGAAGCTGCCCGTCTTGCCCCTTCTGCAGGTAACAGCCAGCCGTGGTTTTTTACAGGTGATGAAAATATGATCCATGTTTATAGCTCTAAACCATATGCTGTAAAAGAACATAAGGCACCGAAGGTTCAAAAGTACAACATTATAAGTATGGGTATTGCAATTTACCATTTACATGCCGCGCTGGAACACTTCGGCAAAAAAGTTGCAATTTTATCTGATGAAAACGCAAAAACTAGAGCCCCAGAAAACTATGAGTATGTGGTCAGTTTGAAGGCGGAATATGTTACGTGA
- a CDS encoding tetratricopeptide repeat protein, which yields MKRIEGKFQLIIGIFFLAYSAYPFLTKASLVPYIFFAPLGIWNIIDGIFQRKSYQNRVYHPGMWIAMVLWGMVIVYIYLFQPAYVKDPVFYIYIIPFVIILALAVYEQKRIRKYQKAIKPYENAIKANPKDTTAWNNKGATIAKFKAYPAAIQCFNKAIELNPKEAAALYNIGVVLMELGNLQEALKYYNIAQDLDPGFKNAKKAGEMILEL from the coding sequence ATGAAAAGGATAGAAGGCAAGTTTCAACTGATAATAGGAATATTTTTCTTAGCATATTCTGCTTACCCCTTTTTAACTAAAGCATCCCTTGTACCATACATATTTTTCGCCCCGCTTGGTATCTGGAACATTATAGACGGGATATTTCAAAGAAAAAGTTATCAAAACAGGGTTTATCATCCTGGAATGTGGATTGCCATGGTACTCTGGGGCATGGTTATAGTTTACATCTACCTGTTCCAGCCAGCTTATGTAAAAGATCCTGTCTTTTATATTTACATCATACCATTTGTAATCATATTAGCCCTGGCTGTTTACGAACAGAAAAGGATAAGAAAATACCAGAAAGCAATAAAACCTTACGAAAATGCCATAAAAGCAAACCCTAAAGACACCACTGCATGGAACAATAAAGGAGCTACCATAGCCAAATTTAAGGCATACCCTGCAGCAATCCAGTGCTTTAATAAAGCAATAGAACTAAATCCAAAAGAGGCCGCAGCACTGTACAATATAGGTGTTGTCCTTATGGAACTGGGAAATCTTCAAGAGGCATTGAAATACTATAATATAGCCCAAGATTTAGACCCCGGATTTAAAAATGCTAAAAAAGCAGGCGAAATGATTTTAGAACTTTAA